In the Setaria italica strain Yugu1 chromosome VI, Setaria_italica_v2.0, whole genome shotgun sequence genome, one interval contains:
- the LOC101781529 gene encoding uncharacterized protein LOC101781529 isoform X1 — translation MSPRLAAALPLPPPLAPAAAATRRLGVLRPLSEPSAATPAAASCSPRRRGAVACLVRLLCSHHSAAAAVEEARRGRKQLGMTPPLYDYLLANVREHPFQVLRELREETAAMRGSQMQVSPAQAQLLAMLVQILGAQRCIEVGVFTGYSSLAVALALPESGRLIACERDERCLEVAKKYYQRAGVAHKIDVKHALAADSLRSLLDCGEASSYDFAFVDADKRMYEEYFELLLKLVRVGGLIVMDNVLWYGRVADPLVDDRKTISIRNFNKKVLEDKRVDISMVPIGDGMTICRKLVDT, via the exons ATGtcgccccgcctcgccgccgctcttcctctccctcctccgctggcgccggcggccgcggccacgcGGCGGCTCGGCGTCCTCCGACCCCTGAGCGAAccctccgccgccactcccgccgccgcctcctgctctccgcgccgccgcggcgctgtgGCATGCCTCGTGCGCCTCCTGTGCTCGCACCActccgcagcggcggcggtggaggaggcgcggcgcgggcggaagCAGCTTGGGATGACGCCGCCGCTATACGACTACCTCCTCGCCAACGTCCGCGAGCACCCC TTTCAGGTTCTCCGGGAGCTCCGCGAGGAGACGGCTGCCATGAGGGGAAGTCAGATGCAG GTTTCTCCTGCACAGGCTCAGCTGTTAGCAATGCTGGTTCAGATTCTTGGGGCACAGCGCTGCATTGAAGTCGGCGTCTTTACT GGTTATTCATCATTAGCTGTAGCACTAGCACTCCCTGAATCTGGTCGCTTGATTGCTTGTGAAAGGGATGAGAGATGTCTAGAAGTTGCAAAAAAATACTATCAACGTGCTGGTGTCGCACACAAG ATTGATGTGAAACATGCTTTGGCTGCGGATTCTCTAAGATCATTGCTTGATTGTGGTGAAGCTTCCAG TTATGACTTTGCATTTGTTGATGCTGATAAGCGAATGTACGAGGAGTATTTTGAGCTTCTACTAAAGCTA GTAAGAGTTGGTGGTTTAATTGTAATGGACAATGTCCTTTGGTATGGACGGGTTGCTGATCCTCTG GTTGATGACCGAAAGACAATCAGTATAAGAAACTTCAATAAGAAAGTTTTGGAGGATAAGCGTGTCGATATCAGCATG GT
- the LOC101781529 gene encoding uncharacterized protein LOC101781529 isoform X2: MSPRLAAALPLPPPLAPAAAATRRLGVLRPLSEPSAATPAAASCSPRRRGAVACLVRLLCSHHSAAAAVEEARRGRKQLGMTPPLYDYLLANVREHPVLRELREETAAMRGSQMQVSPAQAQLLAMLVQILGAQRCIEVGVFTGYSSLAVALALPESGRLIACERDERCLEVAKKYYQRAGVAHKIDVKHALAADSLRSLLDCGEASSYDFAFVDADKRMYEEYFELLLKLVRVGGLIVMDNVLWYGRVADPLVDDRKTISIRNFNKKVLEDKRVDISMVPIGDGMTICRKLVDT; this comes from the exons ATGtcgccccgcctcgccgccgctcttcctctccctcctccgctggcgccggcggccgcggccacgcGGCGGCTCGGCGTCCTCCGACCCCTGAGCGAAccctccgccgccactcccgccgccgcctcctgctctccgcgccgccgcggcgctgtgGCATGCCTCGTGCGCCTCCTGTGCTCGCACCActccgcagcggcggcggtggaggaggcgcggcgcgggcggaagCAGCTTGGGATGACGCCGCCGCTATACGACTACCTCCTCGCCAACGTCCGCGAGCACCCC GTTCTCCGGGAGCTCCGCGAGGAGACGGCTGCCATGAGGGGAAGTCAGATGCAG GTTTCTCCTGCACAGGCTCAGCTGTTAGCAATGCTGGTTCAGATTCTTGGGGCACAGCGCTGCATTGAAGTCGGCGTCTTTACT GGTTATTCATCATTAGCTGTAGCACTAGCACTCCCTGAATCTGGTCGCTTGATTGCTTGTGAAAGGGATGAGAGATGTCTAGAAGTTGCAAAAAAATACTATCAACGTGCTGGTGTCGCACACAAG ATTGATGTGAAACATGCTTTGGCTGCGGATTCTCTAAGATCATTGCTTGATTGTGGTGAAGCTTCCAG TTATGACTTTGCATTTGTTGATGCTGATAAGCGAATGTACGAGGAGTATTTTGAGCTTCTACTAAAGCTA GTAAGAGTTGGTGGTTTAATTGTAATGGACAATGTCCTTTGGTATGGACGGGTTGCTGATCCTCTG GTTGATGACCGAAAGACAATCAGTATAAGAAACTTCAATAAGAAAGTTTTGGAGGATAAGCGTGTCGATATCAGCATG GT
- the LOC101776656 gene encoding factor of DNA methylation 1 isoform X1, protein MAHDRQMWSAMECSSDESSELSETDIDDYSEKSYLNLKSGKLVARLGSDRFRCPFCPGKKKQDYRYNELLQHAVGVGASNRAAKVKANHQALAKLLKEDHADAAATLPPLQAIALSNPPKSVKDEEVFVWPWMGILTNVPAEQTQGGGAILMKQLADFKPLQYTAVYGANGYTGCGIVLFSKDWIGFKNALAFQNFFKSQRLGKMDWKETRRHGNYVFGWLAGEEDYKSDDPVGMFLSANGDLKTVSDLEQEMSSKTDNLIANLTQQMSAQSKYVQELECKWNQMNLSLQRAMEESDLLHKRYNEEMRNMQSAAREHTQRVFQETDKLRTQLVEKERYIQRRSRQLNELVAQTDMERRKLEEERKKNADQNDSLNMARIEQQKADERALQLLEKHKKEKEAAFNKILQLERQVDEKQKLELDIEQLKGKLEVVKHMEGEGVDVKKRSEELTAELNERIEEMEDLESLNQTLVIKERMTNNEIQDAKKELISGLAELLGPRSNIGIKRMGELDGKPFLVACKQRYGDDADMKAAKLCSSWQEQLKDPNWHPFKIVTTGPTAEQVIDDKDEKLVGLKQQLGEEVYKAVTTALLEINEYNASGSYVVSELWNNKENRKANITEAIQHVLKQWKALKRRR, encoded by the exons ATGGCCCACGATCGCCAGATGTG GTCTGCAATGGAGTGCAGCTCTGACGAATCATCAGAACTAAGTGAAACAGACATTGATGACTATTCTGAGAAGTCATACTTGAACCTGAAGTCCGGCAAACTTGTGGCAAGGCTGGGCAGTGACAGGTTCAGGTGCCCATTCTGTCCGGGAAAGAAGAAGCAGGACTACCGTTACAATGAGCTGCTTCAGCATGCTGTAGGGGTTGGCGCATCCAACCGTGCTGCAAAGGTTAAGGCAAATCACCAGGCCCTGGCCAAACTCCTCAAAGAGGACCATGCTGATGCAGCAGCCACATTGCCACCACTACAGGCTATTGCGCTGAGTAACCCTCCAAAGTCAGTGAAAGATGAGGAAGTGTTTGTTTGGCCCTGGATGGGTATCCTCACAAATGTTCCGGCCGAACAAACTCAGGGGGGTGGAGCCATACTGATGAAGCAGTTAGCTGACTTCAAACCCTTGCAATATACTGCTGTATATGGTGCCAATGGGTATACTGGTTGTGGGATCGTCCTCTTCAGCAAGGATTGGATTGGGTTCAAGAATGCACTAGCATTCCAGAACTTTTTCAAGTCACAACGCCTGGGTAAAATGGACTGGAAGGAGACAAGGCGGCATGGAAACTATGTATTTGGATGGCTGGCGGGAGAGGAGGATTACAAATCAGATGATCCAGTTGGTATGTTCTTATCAGCAAATGGTGACCTGAAGACAGTGTCTGATCTGGAACAGGAGATGTCGAGCAAAACTGACAATCTAATAGCTAATTTGACACAACAGATGTCTGCTCAAAGCAAGTACGTGCAGGAGCTAGAGTGCAAATGGAATCAAATGAATCTCTCCCTTCAAAGAGCCATGGAAGAAAGTGACTTGCTGCACAAGCGTTATAACGAAG AAATGCGGAATATGCAGTCTGCTGCTCGTGAACATACACAGAGAGTTTTTCAAGAGACTGATAAGCTGAGAACACAGTTGGTCGAGAAAGAGAGGTACATCCAAAGGAGATCCAGGCAACTAAATGAATTAGTTGCTCAAACTGACATGGAAAGAAGAAAATTggaggaagagagaaaaaag AATGCTGACCAAAATGATTCCCTCAACATGGCTCGAATTGAGCAACAAAAAGCTGATGAACGTGCGCTACAGCTCCTTGAGAAACACAAG AAAGAGAAGGAGGCTGCTTTCAACAAAATCTTGCAGTTAGAAAGGCAGGTGGATGAAAAGCAAAAGCTGGAGCTAGATATTGAACAACTTAAAGGCAAACTGGAGGTGGTGAAACACATGGAGGGAGAGGGTGTTGATGTGAAGAAACGTTCCGAGGAGCTGACAGCAGAACTGAACGAAAGAATCGAGGAGATGGAAGATCTTGAATCTCTCAATCAAACTCTTGTTATTAAAGAAAGGATGACCAATAATGAGATTCAAGATGCAAAGAAAGAGCTGATCTCG GGTTTGGCAGAATTATTAGGTCCTCGTAGTAACATTGGAATCAAGAGGATGGGTGAACTGGATGGGAAGCCCTTTCTTGTGGCTTGCAAGCAAAGATATGGAGACGATGCTGACATGAAAGCAGCTAAACTTTGCTCATCATGGCAAGAGCAACTGAAGGACCCTAATTGGCATCCTTTCAAGATAGTGACCACAGGCCCAACGGCAGAG CAAGTCATTGATGACAAGGATGAGAAACTGGTGGGTTTGAAGCAGCAGCTCGGTGAAGAGGTTTACAAGGCTGTGACCACAGCTTTGCTGGAGATCAATGAGTACAACGCTAGCGGCAGCTACGTGGTATCTGAACTCTGGAACAACAAAGAGAATAGAAAGGCCAACATTACCGAAGCCATACAGCACGTCCTGAAGCAGTGGAAAGCACTGAAACGTCGAAGATAG
- the LOC101776656 gene encoding factor of DNA methylation 1 isoform X2: MECSSDESSELSETDIDDYSEKSYLNLKSGKLVARLGSDRFRCPFCPGKKKQDYRYNELLQHAVGVGASNRAAKVKANHQALAKLLKEDHADAAATLPPLQAIALSNPPKSVKDEEVFVWPWMGILTNVPAEQTQGGGAILMKQLADFKPLQYTAVYGANGYTGCGIVLFSKDWIGFKNALAFQNFFKSQRLGKMDWKETRRHGNYVFGWLAGEEDYKSDDPVGMFLSANGDLKTVSDLEQEMSSKTDNLIANLTQQMSAQSKYVQELECKWNQMNLSLQRAMEESDLLHKRYNEEMRNMQSAAREHTQRVFQETDKLRTQLVEKERYIQRRSRQLNELVAQTDMERRKLEEERKKNADQNDSLNMARIEQQKADERALQLLEKHKKEKEAAFNKILQLERQVDEKQKLELDIEQLKGKLEVVKHMEGEGVDVKKRSEELTAELNERIEEMEDLESLNQTLVIKERMTNNEIQDAKKELISGLAELLGPRSNIGIKRMGELDGKPFLVACKQRYGDDADMKAAKLCSSWQEQLKDPNWHPFKIVTTGPTAEQVIDDKDEKLVGLKQQLGEEVYKAVTTALLEINEYNASGSYVVSELWNNKENRKANITEAIQHVLKQWKALKRRR, encoded by the exons ATGGAGTGCAGCTCTGACGAATCATCAGAACTAAGTGAAACAGACATTGATGACTATTCTGAGAAGTCATACTTGAACCTGAAGTCCGGCAAACTTGTGGCAAGGCTGGGCAGTGACAGGTTCAGGTGCCCATTCTGTCCGGGAAAGAAGAAGCAGGACTACCGTTACAATGAGCTGCTTCAGCATGCTGTAGGGGTTGGCGCATCCAACCGTGCTGCAAAGGTTAAGGCAAATCACCAGGCCCTGGCCAAACTCCTCAAAGAGGACCATGCTGATGCAGCAGCCACATTGCCACCACTACAGGCTATTGCGCTGAGTAACCCTCCAAAGTCAGTGAAAGATGAGGAAGTGTTTGTTTGGCCCTGGATGGGTATCCTCACAAATGTTCCGGCCGAACAAACTCAGGGGGGTGGAGCCATACTGATGAAGCAGTTAGCTGACTTCAAACCCTTGCAATATACTGCTGTATATGGTGCCAATGGGTATACTGGTTGTGGGATCGTCCTCTTCAGCAAGGATTGGATTGGGTTCAAGAATGCACTAGCATTCCAGAACTTTTTCAAGTCACAACGCCTGGGTAAAATGGACTGGAAGGAGACAAGGCGGCATGGAAACTATGTATTTGGATGGCTGGCGGGAGAGGAGGATTACAAATCAGATGATCCAGTTGGTATGTTCTTATCAGCAAATGGTGACCTGAAGACAGTGTCTGATCTGGAACAGGAGATGTCGAGCAAAACTGACAATCTAATAGCTAATTTGACACAACAGATGTCTGCTCAAAGCAAGTACGTGCAGGAGCTAGAGTGCAAATGGAATCAAATGAATCTCTCCCTTCAAAGAGCCATGGAAGAAAGTGACTTGCTGCACAAGCGTTATAACGAAG AAATGCGGAATATGCAGTCTGCTGCTCGTGAACATACACAGAGAGTTTTTCAAGAGACTGATAAGCTGAGAACACAGTTGGTCGAGAAAGAGAGGTACATCCAAAGGAGATCCAGGCAACTAAATGAATTAGTTGCTCAAACTGACATGGAAAGAAGAAAATTggaggaagagagaaaaaag AATGCTGACCAAAATGATTCCCTCAACATGGCTCGAATTGAGCAACAAAAAGCTGATGAACGTGCGCTACAGCTCCTTGAGAAACACAAG AAAGAGAAGGAGGCTGCTTTCAACAAAATCTTGCAGTTAGAAAGGCAGGTGGATGAAAAGCAAAAGCTGGAGCTAGATATTGAACAACTTAAAGGCAAACTGGAGGTGGTGAAACACATGGAGGGAGAGGGTGTTGATGTGAAGAAACGTTCCGAGGAGCTGACAGCAGAACTGAACGAAAGAATCGAGGAGATGGAAGATCTTGAATCTCTCAATCAAACTCTTGTTATTAAAGAAAGGATGACCAATAATGAGATTCAAGATGCAAAGAAAGAGCTGATCTCG GGTTTGGCAGAATTATTAGGTCCTCGTAGTAACATTGGAATCAAGAGGATGGGTGAACTGGATGGGAAGCCCTTTCTTGTGGCTTGCAAGCAAAGATATGGAGACGATGCTGACATGAAAGCAGCTAAACTTTGCTCATCATGGCAAGAGCAACTGAAGGACCCTAATTGGCATCCTTTCAAGATAGTGACCACAGGCCCAACGGCAGAG CAAGTCATTGATGACAAGGATGAGAAACTGGTGGGTTTGAAGCAGCAGCTCGGTGAAGAGGTTTACAAGGCTGTGACCACAGCTTTGCTGGAGATCAATGAGTACAACGCTAGCGGCAGCTACGTGGTATCTGAACTCTGGAACAACAAAGAGAATAGAAAGGCCAACATTACCGAAGCCATACAGCACGTCCTGAAGCAGTGGAAAGCACTGAAACGTCGAAGATAG
- the LOC101775852 gene encoding uncharacterized protein LOC101775852, which produces MQRGSSELDYVLVPLGLAVMLGYHLWLLLRIRRRPETTVIGINAINRRIWVRHIMEEPSGKHAVLAVQTMRNSIMASTVLASVAITLSSLVAALMASGAAHGLFSGRPGEAASSGPTLVVGAAGEAALTLKFFAVLVCFLVAFLLNVQSIRYYSHTGLLVNVPLAAHRRPASAVGYVTGTLNRGFYFWSLGVRAYYFSCPVFLWLFGPIPMCASCVAMVAALYFLDVYTEWDKDDDDDDDDGHGRERKTGASGRLVPLEGV; this is translated from the coding sequence ATGCAGCGGGGCTCGTCGGAGCTGGACTACGTGCTGGTGCCGCTGGGCCTGGCGGTGATGCTGGGCTACCACCTGTGGCTGCTCCTCCGCATCCGGCGCCGCCCGGAGACCACCGTCATCGGCATCAACGCCATCAACCGCCGCATCTGGGTGCGCCACATCATGGAGGAGCCGTCGGGGAAGCACGCCGTGCTGGCGGTGCAGACGATGCGCAACAGCATCATGGCCTCCACCGTGCTCGCCTCCGTCGCCATCACGCTCAGCTCCCTCGTCGCCGCGCTCAtggccagcggcgccgcccACGGCCTCTTCTCCGGCCGCCCCGGCGAGGCCGCCAGCTCCGGCCCCAccctcgtcgtcggcgccgccggcgaggccgcgcTGACCCTCAAGTTCTTCGCGGTGCTCGTCTGCTTCCTCGTCGCCTTCCTCCTCAACGTGCAGTCCATCCGGTACTACAGCCACACGGGGCTCCTCGTCAACGTCCCGCtcgccgcgcaccgccgcccgGCCAGCGCCGTCGGCTACGTCACGGGGACGCTCAACCGCGGGTTCTACTTCTGGTCCCTCGGCGTCCGCGCGTACTACTTCTCGTGCCCCGTCTTCCTCTGGCTCTTCGGGCCCATCCCCATGTGCGCATCCTGCGTCGCCATGGTCGCCGCGCTCTACTTCCTCGACGTCTACACAGAGTGGgacaaggacgacgacgacgacgacgacgacggccacgGCCGGGAAAGGAAGACGGGCGCCAGCGGCAGGCTGGTGCCGCTAGAAGGCGTATGA
- the LOC101776255 gene encoding pentatricopeptide repeat-containing protein At4g16835, mitochondrial, translated as MVMRPSILAAARRLTTAAVAAAIRRGDLAGAKEAFASTRLKTTATYNCLLAGYAKAPGPGRLADARHLFDRIPHPDAVSYNTLLSCHFANGDVDGARRLFSAMPVRDVTSWNTMVSGLSKNGALEEAKTVFQAMPVRNAVSWNAMVAALACSGDMGAAEEWFRNAPEKKNTILWTTMVSGYMDAGNVEKATEFFDAMPERNLVSWNAMVSGYVKNSRAGDALRVFKTMVDNATVQPNASTLSSVLLACSNLSAVEFGRQIHQWCMKLPLSRSMTVGTPLVSMYCKCGNLDDACKLFDEMHMRDVVAWNTMISGCAQHGDGRKAIKLFGKMKDEGVVPDWITFVAVLTACIHTGLCDYGMQCFETMQEIYGIEPRIEHYSCMVDLLCRAGLLERAVSMIRSMPFEPHPSAYGTLLTACRIYKNLEFAEFAGGKLIEQDPRNAGAYVQLANIYAMANRWADVSRVRRWMKDNAVVKTPGYSWIEIKGVRHEFRSNDRLHPQLDLIHDKLDRLEELMKAMGYVPDLDFALHDVEESLKAQMLMRHSEKLAIAFGLISSPPGMTLRIFKNLRVCGDCHNAAKLISKIEDRKIILRDTTRFHHFRGGSCSCGDYW; from the coding sequence ATGGTCATGCGGCCTTCTATtctggccgccgcccgccgcctcaccACCGCGGCCGTTGCGGCGGCCATCCGCCGCGgggacctcgccggcgccaaggAGGCCTTCGCGTCGACGCGACTCAAGACCACGGCCACCTACAACTGCCTCCTCGCGGGGTACGCCAAGGCGCCTGGGCccggccgcctcgccgacgCACGCCACCTGTTCGACCGAATACCGCACCCGGACGCCGTCTCGTACAACACGCTCCTGTCCTGCCACTTCGCCAACGGCGACGTGGATGGCGCGCGGAGGCTCTTCTCCGCGATGCCGGTCCGGGACGTCACGTCCTGGAACACCATGGTGTCCGGGCTGTCCAAGAACGGTGCCTTGGAGGAGGCCAAAACCGTGTTCCAGGCCATGCCTGTGAGGAATGCTGTTTCCTGGAATGCAATGGTTGCAGCACTTGCGTGCTCTGGAGATATGGGTGCAGCGGAGGAGTGGTTTAGGAATGCCCCTGAGAAGAAAAATACAATTCTCTGGACTACCATGGTGTCAGGGTACATGGACGCCGGCAATGTGGAGAAGGCCACGGAATTCTTTGATGCAATGCCAGAGAGGAACTTAGTTTCTTGGAATGCCATGGTCTCTGGATATGTGAAGAATTCACGAGCGGGTGATGCTTTGAGGGTGTTCAAGACCATGGTTGACAACGCCACTGTGCAGCCAAACGCATCAACATTAAGTAGCGTGCTTCTTGCATGCAGTAACCTGTCAGCAGTTGAATTTGGGAGGCAGATACACCAGTGGTGCATGAAGTTGCCTCTTAGTAGGAGTATGACCGTGGGTACGCCACTTGTCAGCATGTACTGCAAATGCGGCAATTTGGACGATGCTTGCAAGCTGTTCGATGAGATGCACATGAGGGATGTAGTTGCATGGAACACCATGATTTCCGGCTGTGCTCAGCACGGGGATGGAAGGAAAGCtattaaattgtttggaaaaatGAAGGACGAAGGAGTGGTGCCAGACTGGATTACTTTTGTGGCTGTATTGACAGCTTGTATCCACACTGGATTGTGCGATTATGGAATGCAGTGCTTTGAAACAATGCAGGAAATATATGGAATTGAACCCCGAATTGAGCATTACTCATGTATGGTGGATCTTCTCTGCCGAGCTGGTCTCCTTGAGAGAGCTGTCAGCATGATCCGCTCAATGCCTTTTGAGCCGCATCCTTCTGCCTATGGCACCCTGTTGACCGCTTGTAGAATTTATAAGAATTTGGAATTTGCCGAGTTTGCTGGTGGAAAGCTGATTGAACAGGATCCGCGGAACGCAGGTGCCTAtgtgcaattggcaaatatttATGCTATGGCAAATAGGTGGGCTGACGTCTCAAGAGTAAGGAGATGGATGAAAGATAATGCGGTAGTGAAAACACCTGGATATAGCTGGATCGAGATAAAGGGTGTGAGGCATGAGTTCAGATCGAATGACAGATTGCATCCTCAGCTTGATTTGATTCATGACAAGTTGGACCGGTTGGAGGAGCTGATGAAGGCAATGGGTTACGTTCCTGATCTTGATTTTGCACTGCATGATGTTGAGGAGAGTCTGAAGGCACAAATGCTGATGAGGCACAGCGAGAAGCTCGCTATCGCTTTTGGCCTGATTAGCAGTCCCCCTGGGATGACCTTGAGGATCTTCAAGAACCTCAGGGTTTGTGGAGATTGTCATAATGCAGCGAAGCTTATCTCCAAAATCGAGGACCGAAAAATCATCCTTAGGGATACTACACGTTTCCACCACTTTAGAGGTGGGAGCTGCTCTTGTGGAGATTACTGGTGA